The proteins below come from a single Paludibacter jiangxiensis genomic window:
- a CDS encoding M6 family metalloprotease domain-containing protein: protein MKKSFYILSILLICATKVAAVSAFPWPVKITQPDGSSVTVVQKGDEHVHWMETSDGMTLMKNARGYITYATTDSKGNMIASDIVAQDATERSDKAKSFLSGQTRKIFFSQLQLDSMTSQLKASIMKRQKSSALPTGTVKILVVLMGFQDVAFTKTTSDFNNLFNQTGYSVNNNQSSVKDFFTTTSYGKFAMNFDVKGPFTASRPRSYYGKDVGGLGNDQHPDSLVVEAIRAVHTTNPSFDFSGYSAINVIFAGNGQEFTSVSTDAIWSHQNDFTPPSYCSITHYLCTPELYANSPSVTCTMGVLCHELNHVIGAPDYYDTNYDNTGDGSYIGTGAWDLMAEGSWNRVGLNYYGTCPPNLTLYQKYRYGWIAPVELKSPTTISNMAANGTKGEAYIFKTLTQGEYYMLENRQQTGYDSSLPGHGLLIYHIAKDADDLYYDLNITSPQKVYPVCASATTNPTSTAASYGNIDSGGCAFPGTSGKTSFTDSTTPSAKSWDNTLTGKPITNISENGGTISFDFMKNVNVGPAPLNLTGKVSNTDYVLSWTAPTAIPQIGDSIQEVHWDGAALDGALSTGQQETMSCAQVFSSSTLASYVGKTFAGVKFYPYDANASAYHIQVFEYSSSTNKMVLKLDESVTGVKTSQWNEMYFTNPLSIQAGKVYAIGVQYTSASGYTVSVDRGPKIESTTAGNYGAVIIESGTPYTIGATNDYNFNVRGLINKSPLCSYNIYFNGDSIGNTTSLDFTIPSAKSGTYCLRTVNNGIVGTESACIDYIAPKFTEPYILCDNEKVIVYGMTEGTQIYVYSPVGKMIKNVISDGNPYSFTLPTGAWIVKAGALTKKLIIK, encoded by the coding sequence TGCAGAAAGGCGATGAACACGTTCACTGGATGGAGACCTCCGACGGCATGACCCTGATGAAAAATGCCAGGGGATACATCACTTATGCCACAACTGACTCAAAAGGCAACATGATTGCATCGGATATAGTTGCTCAGGATGCAACAGAACGTTCCGATAAAGCAAAAAGTTTTCTTTCCGGACAGACCAGAAAAATTTTCTTCAGTCAGCTCCAACTCGATTCAATGACGTCCCAACTTAAAGCATCTATCATGAAACGCCAGAAAAGTTCGGCTCTTCCAACGGGAACAGTCAAAATTTTGGTTGTTTTGATGGGGTTCCAGGATGTTGCTTTCACAAAAACGACTTCTGATTTCAATAACTTATTCAACCAAACGGGTTATAGTGTGAATAACAATCAAAGTTCAGTCAAAGATTTTTTCACTACTACTTCTTACGGAAAATTCGCTATGAATTTTGACGTTAAAGGCCCTTTTACCGCCAGCAGACCAAGATCTTATTATGGAAAAGATGTAGGCGGACTCGGAAATGACCAGCATCCAGACTCTCTGGTAGTAGAGGCAATCAGAGCGGTACACACTACCAATCCTTCGTTTGATTTTTCGGGCTATAGCGCTATAAATGTCATTTTCGCAGGCAACGGACAGGAATTCACAAGTGTTTCCACAGATGCCATATGGTCACATCAGAATGACTTTACACCCCCAAGCTACTGTTCTATAACTCATTATTTATGCACACCGGAACTCTATGCGAATAGTCCGAGCGTTACATGTACTATGGGCGTTTTATGTCATGAATTAAATCACGTAATCGGAGCTCCCGATTATTATGACACCAATTACGACAACACCGGTGATGGTAGTTATATCGGTACCGGAGCATGGGATCTAATGGCAGAAGGAAGCTGGAACCGGGTAGGCTTAAATTATTATGGCACCTGCCCACCCAACCTTACGCTATACCAAAAATATAGATATGGATGGATTGCTCCGGTTGAACTTAAATCCCCGACCACCATCTCCAATATGGCGGCTAACGGGACAAAAGGAGAAGCGTATATTTTCAAAACACTGACGCAAGGGGAATATTATATGCTTGAAAACAGACAGCAAACCGGTTATGACAGTTCATTGCCGGGACATGGTCTTCTGATTTATCATATTGCAAAAGATGCCGATGATCTGTATTATGATCTGAATATCACATCTCCGCAAAAAGTGTACCCGGTTTGTGCATCTGCCACGACAAATCCTACATCTACGGCAGCATCATACGGCAATATTGATTCCGGAGGATGCGCATTTCCTGGCACGTCCGGCAAAACATCATTTACAGACAGCACAACACCTTCGGCAAAATCATGGGATAACACCTTAACTGGTAAACCTATAACAAATATTTCTGAAAACGGCGGAACTATTTCATTCGACTTCATGAAAAATGTAAATGTAGGTCCGGCGCCACTAAATTTAACAGGAAAAGTATCCAATACCGATTATGTTTTATCATGGACTGCTCCCACCGCTATTCCTCAAATTGGAGATTCGATACAGGAAGTTCATTGGGATGGAGCAGCGTTGGATGGCGCCCTTTCTACCGGACAGCAGGAAACAATGTCGTGTGCACAGGTTTTCAGTTCGTCAACATTGGCTTCGTATGTGGGCAAAACTTTCGCCGGCGTTAAGTTCTATCCTTACGATGCAAATGCAAGCGCTTACCACATTCAGGTTTTTGAATATTCATCCTCGACCAACAAAATGGTCCTCAAATTGGATGAATCGGTAACCGGTGTTAAGACAAGCCAATGGAACGAGATGTATTTCACTAATCCCTTGTCAATTCAAGCCGGAAAAGTCTACGCAATAGGTGTTCAGTATACCTCTGCATCGGGTTATACCGTATCGGTAGACAGAGGTCCTAAAATTGAATCGACAACTGCCGGTAATTATGGCGCTGTTATTATTGAAAGTGGAACGCCTTATACAATTGGAGCTACTAATGACTACAATTTCAATGTAAGAGGTTTAATCAACAAGTCTCCTCTTTGTTCTTACAACATTTATTTCAACGGAGATTCTATTGGCAACACCACTTCATTAGATTTCACAATTCCTTCTGCAAAAAGCGGTACCTATTGCTTACGCACGGTGAACAACGGAATAGTGGGGACAGAAAGTGCCTGCATAGATTATATTGCCCCAAAATTTACGGAACCTTATATTTTATGTGATAATGAAAAGGTGATTGTATATGGTATGACTGAAGGTACCCAAATTTACGTTTATTCTCCTGTGGGAAAAATGATAAAGAATGTCATTTCCGATGGCAACCCGTATTCGTTTACATTGCCAACCGGAGCCTGGATAGTAAAAGCCGGGGCATTGACCAAAAAATTAATTATCAAATAA